One window of the Periophthalmus magnuspinnatus isolate fPerMag1 chromosome 6, fPerMag1.2.pri, whole genome shotgun sequence genome contains the following:
- the pik3c2a gene encoding phosphatidylinositol 4-phosphate 3-kinase C2 domain-containing subunit alpha isoform X2 — MDFSAAKLHSPEKSKGRALVKNAALDETDAQNLELLCFCHQVTQLRSRFLHSDCVSNPGFVLSPVIPQKNLSDSASVKVCIEISERSQPVTFTCDVSSPVDLLISQTLCWVHDDLDQVDFSKYLLKVCGQEEVLQNKHSLGSHVYIQNCRKWESDISLQLLSVETVKRDLSRTAEDDSAPIDLDKHMTHVERPFKENVTRQGLADYLEGYHNQVALCLQDESSQYKTVGRLVQTVKNLLCALDEVETLAVTEAVKRLQHSANLPRTRSPKMGSPTHSSNGDSSPVAEGVSALTQAVYDLVKLYLRSFCSPSPSCVSSHTCTSSCTASDDQQDDGDTGSCSAPDHTRTLCCSSPDYTGVPSREASGVTDHLQFNLSTLHGLPQTWVSSFEKYFVMCALTHNGKNLFKPIQSKRVGTYKSFFYHVRWDELILFPMAVAVLPLESVLSITLYGVLTQTNSGSPDSNRPRTPPEQLGRVSLPLFDFRRVLVSGSRLLALWTSVQGPGSNKRVPNDRIILQLDFPCSSAPVLYVPPKDSPPLDLQNLMDLDPDLRGKLEKICNRAPNHGFKRSDLQLLWDHRLHCLKLCPLSLPKVLSSAPCWDWASLPLIHSILKSCAPLPPVAALELLDSRFADSEVRNVAVSWIEQSSDDELSDYLPQLVQALKFECHLKNSLVLLLLSRALSNVSIAHYLYWLLKDAVQDAVWGWRYERVLGALLCLCGSRLRAELDKQNRLVILLGAVAERVKAATGSNRQVALQEGLENVQNLFERSSCRLPLSPSLVAKELNIKACSFFNSNAVPLKLALVNADPLGQEINVMFKVGEDLRQDMLALQMIRIMDRIWLQEGLDLRIVHFKCISTGKDKGMVELVPSSDTLRKIQVEYGVTGSFKDKPLAEWLRKYNPAEDEYDKASENFIYSCAGCCVATYVLGICDRHNDNIMLRSTGHMFHIDFGKFLGHAQMFGSFKRDRAPFVLTSDMAYVINGGERPTSRFQLFVDLCCQAYNLLRKNSGLFLNLLSLMTCSGLPELTGAQDLKYVCDALQPNNSDAEATIFFTRLIESSLGSVATKFNFFIHNLAQLRFSGLPANDEPILSFSPKTYSLKQDGRIQHAAIFSFQKRYSPDKHYTYAVRILREGQSEPQFIFRTFDEFQELHTKLSVLFPLWKLPSFPNKLVLGRTHVKDVAAKRKLELNNYVHNLLRSSTEVTQCDLVYTFFHPMARDDKTEGESALKMTEPPPSPVSGRVEGEVKLSISYRNSTLFIMIMHIRDLVSEEGSDPNPYVKTYLLPDPSKSSKRKTKICRKTRNPTFNEMLVYRGHSKESLGLRELQLSVLSAESLRENYFLGGVTLRLKDFDLSKETVKWYKLTDVPLF, encoded by the exons gagaAGTCGAAAGGCAGAGCTCTGGTGAAAAACGCTGCTCTGGACGAAACCGATGCCCAAAACCTTGAACTACTGTGCTTCTGTCACCAAGTCACACA GCTCAGGTCCCGGTTTCTTCACTCAGACTGTGTCTCAAACCCGGGGTTCGTCCTGAGTCCAGTGATTCCTCAGAAGAACCTCTCGGACTCAGCCTCCGTCAAAGTCTGTATCGAGATCTCAGAGAGGAGCCAACCCGTCACCTTCACCTGCGATG tgtCGTCTCCAGTGGACCTGCTCATCTCTCAGACCTTGTGCTGGGTTCATGATGATCTGGACCAGGTGGACTTCTCCAAATACCTGCTCAAAGTCTGTGGACAGGAAGAGGTGCTCCAGAA TAAACACAGCCTGGGGAGTCATGTTTACATTCAGAACTGTAGGAAATGGGAGAGTGACATCAGTCTGCAGCTGCTGTCGGTGGAGACGGTTAAAAGGGACCTGTCTAGAACT GCTGAAGACGACTCAGCTCCGATCGACCTCGACAAACACATGACTCACGTGGAACGCCCTTTTAAAGAGAATGTAACCAG ACAGGGGCTGGCCGATTACCTGGAGGGTTACCACAACCAGGTCGCTCTCTGTCTACAGGATGAG AGCTCTCAGTATAAGACAGTCGGTCGTTTGGTGCAGACGGTGAAAAACCTCCTCTGTGCTCTGGACGAGGTGGAGACGTTGGCTGTGACAGAAGCTGTGAAGAGACTCCAGCACTCAGCCAACCTGCCCAGAACCAGGTCCCCTAAG ATGGGATCTCCAACACACTCCTCAAATG GTGACTCCAGTCCGGTGGCAGAGGGCGTGTCTGCTCTCACTCAGGCCGTGTACGATCTCGTCAAACTTTACCTGCGCTCCTTCtgtagcccctccccctcttgtGTCTCCTCCCACACCTGCACTTCCTCCTGTACCGCTTCAGATGACCAGCAGGACGATGGAGACACAGGGTCCTGCTCCGCTCCTGACCACACGAGGACGCTGTGCTGCTCCTCACCTGACTACACAGGGGTGCCCTCCCGGGAGGCTTCAGGTGTCACAGATCACCTTCAGTTCAATCTCTCCACACTGCACGGACTTCCTCAAACCTGGGTCAGCAG ttttgagAAGTACTTTGTGATGTGCGCTTTGACCCACAATGGGAAAAACCTGTTTAAACCCATTCAGTCCAAACGAGTAGGAACCTACAAGAGCTTCTTCTACCATGTCAGATGGGATGAACT TATACTGTTCCCAATGGCAGTGGCTGTGCTCCCCCTAGAGTCAGTCCTGAGTATCACACTGTATGGGGTCCTGACTCAGACTAACTCTGGGTCTCCAGACTCAAACCGGCCCCGGACCCCCCCAGAGCAGCTCGGGAGAGTGAGCCTGCCCCTGTTTGACTTCAGGCG GGTGCTGGTGAGTGGCAGCAGACTCTTGGCTCTCTGGACCTCAGTTCAGGGGCCCGGGTCCAACAAAAGGGTCCCCAACGACAGGATCATCCTCCAG ctGGACTTCCCATGCTCCTCTGCACCTGTGCTCTATGTCCCTCCAAaggactctcctcctctggacctACAGAACCTCATGGACCTGGACCCAGATCTGAGAGGAAAACTGGAGAAAATCTGCAACCGAGCGCCCAACCATGG GTTTAAGCGGTCTGACCTCCAGCTCCTGTGGGATCACCGCCTTCACTGCCTGAAGCTCTGCCCCTTGTCCCTGCCCAAAGTGCTGAGCAGCGCCCCTTGTTGGGATTGGGCCAGTTTGCCCCTGATCCACAGCATCCTGAAGAGCTGTGCCCCCCTGCCCCCTGTGGCCGCGCTGGAACTGCTTGACTCGag GTTTGCAGACTCTGAGGTGAGGAATGTGGCCGTGTCCTGGATCGAACAGAGTAGCGACGATGAGCTCTCAGACTACCTCCCTCAGCTCGTACAG gctCTGAAGTTTGAGTGTCACCTGAAGAActctctggtcctgctccttcTGTCCAGAGCTCTGAGCAACGTCAGCATCGCTCACTACCTCTACTG gcTGCTGAAGGACGCAGTGCAGGACGCAGTCTGGGGGTGGCGCTACGAGCGAGTCCTGGGTGctctgctgtgtctgtgtgggtccAGACTCAGAGCAGAACTGGACAAACAGAACAGACTGGTCATTCTGCTGGGAGCTGTGGCTGAGAGAGTGAAGGCTGCTACTGGATCcaacagacag GTGGCACTGCAGGAGGGTCTGGAGAACGTTCAGAACCTgtttgagaggagcagctgcagACTTCCTCTGAGTCCCAGTCTCGTCGCTAAAGAACTCAACATCAAG gcGTGTTCTTTCTTTAACTCAAATGCGGTCCCTCTGAAGTTAGCTCTGGTGAACGCTGATCCTCTGGGACAAGAGATCAACGTTATGTTCAAG gtgggGGAGGACTTGAGGCAGGATATGTTGGCTCTGCAGATGATTCGGATCATGGACAGAATCTGGCTTCAGGAGGGTCTGGACCTGAGGATCGTTCACTTCAAGTGCATCTCCACTGGGAAGGACAAAG gAATGGTGGAGCTGGTGCCGAGCTCTGACACTCTGAGGAAGATCCAGGTGGAATACGGTGTCACAGGGTCATTTAAAGACAAGCCTCTAGCCGAATGGTTACGGAAGTACAACCCAGCGGAGGACGAGTACGACAAG GCCTCAGAGAACTTTATCTACTCATGCGCTGGTTGCTGCGTGGCGACATACGTTCTGGGCATCTGTGATCGTCATAATGACAACATCATGCTGCGCTCCACGGGTCACATGTTTCACATCGACTTCGGAAAATTCCTCGGACATGCCCAAATGTTTGGCAGCTTCAAGAG agaccgTGCCCCATTCGTGCTGACCTCAGACATGGCGTATGTGAtaaatggaggagagaggccCACGAGCCGCTTCCAGCTGTTTGTGGATCTGTGCTGTCAGGCCTACAACCTTCTGAGGAAGAACTCAGGGCTGTTCCTCAACCTGCTGTCTCTG ATGACCTGTTCTGGACTCCCAGAGCTGACCGGAGCTCAGGACCTGAAGTACGTCTGTGACGCTCTGCAGCCGAACAACAGCGACGCAGAGGCCACCATCTTCTTCACCAG GCTCATCGAGTCTAGTCTGGGGAGTGTTGCCACCAAGTTTAACTTCTTCATCCATAACTTGGCCCAGCTCCGGTTTTCTGGTCTTCCCGCAAACGACGAGCCGATCCTGTCCTTCTCGCCAAAGACCTACAGCCTCAAGCAGGACGGAAGGATCCAGCATGCCGCCATCTTCTCCTTTCAAAAGAGATACAGTCCAGATAAGCACTAT ACTTATGCTGTGAGGATTCTCAGAGAGGGTCAGTCGGAGCCTCAGTTCATTTTCAGGACGTTTGACGAGTTTCAGGAGCTGCACACAAAGCTGTCGGTTCTATTCCCCCTCTGGAAACTGCCCAG TTTTCCAAATAAATTAGTTCTGGGTCGGACTCATGTTAAAGACGTCGCAGCAAAACGAAAACTGGAGCTCAACAACTATGTCCACAACCTGCTGAGGAGCTCCACAGAGGTCACACAg tGTGACCTGGTCTACACCTTCTTCCACCCCATGGCCCGAGACGACAAGACCGAGGGAGAGTCTGCGCTCAAGATGACAG AGCCTCCTCCCAGCCCTGTGTCCGGTCGAGTTGAGGGAGAAGTGAAGTTGTCCATCTCCTACAGAAACAGCACCCTCTTCATCATGATCATGCACATCAGAGACCTG GTCTCTGAGGAGGGCTCTGACCCAAACCCCTACGTGAAAACCTACCTCCTCCCAGATCCATCCAAAAGCAGCAAACGCAAGACCAAGATCTGCAGGAAGACCAGGAACCCCACCTTTAATGAGATG CTGGTGTACCGTGGACACAGTAAGGAGAGCCTGGGTCTGAGGGAGCTCCAACTGAGCGTGCTCAGTGCAGAGTCTCTAAGGGAGAACTACTTCCTGGGTGGAGTCACGCTGCGACTCAAAGACTTCGATTTGAGCAAAGAGACGGTCAAGTGGTACAAGCTAACGGATGTACCGCTGTTCTGA